The following proteins are co-located in the Thermodesulfobacteriota bacterium genome:
- a CDS encoding di-heme oxidoredictase family protein, with the protein MLVITSFGIIGGCGSSDGGNAGMGIVVDPIVPAGGDTSIDTRSGFAFDNPAPNLTPELEADHVAGDIDFGDRFVSAPSPVNPGLGPLFNNVSCESCHTKNGRGQPIFQDDNLRSQPLIRVSLPQGTPEFPGGPVPVPGIGTQIQDHAIEGFVPEADIVLSFEEMPGQYPDGTPYSLRKPILTITLADGTPIGQDIQTSMRIPPPVIGLGLLEAISEETLFEFADPNDEDGDGVSGRVNMVWNIVESRTEVGRFGRKANNPNLRQQTSTAYFNDMGVSNPDLRDPDGFSDIDEDTLAKATFYVQSLAVPNRLPTTNPDAGRGEELFYAVGCIACHKPTIVTGQHPDGFTQFSNQTIQAFTDLLLHDMGEGLADNRPDFSANGREWRTPPLWGLGLVRTISGGPANYLHDGRARTIEEAILWHGGEAETAVDGFKNLSAEERAMVLFFLSTL; encoded by the coding sequence ATGTTAGTTATAACATCATTTGGAATAATAGGAGGATGCGGAAGCTCTGATGGAGGCAACGCAGGTATGGGCATTGTTGTTGACCCAATAGTTCCTGCCGGAGGAGATACAAGTATTGATACTCGATCAGGTTTCGCATTTGATAACCCTGCTCCTAACCTTACTCCAGAGCTAGAGGCAGACCATGTTGCGGGTGATATAGATTTTGGAGATAGATTTGTTAGTGCTCCATCACCAGTTAACCCTGGTCTTGGGCCTTTATTTAATAATGTTTCATGCGAGTCCTGTCATACAAAAAACGGACGAGGACAGCCGATCTTTCAGGATGACAATTTAAGAAGTCAGCCTCTTATAAGAGTTTCACTACCTCAAGGAACGCCAGAATTCCCGGGTGGTCCGGTTCCTGTGCCTGGTATAGGTACTCAGATCCAGGACCATGCAATCGAGGGATTTGTGCCTGAGGCAGATATAGTACTCTCTTTTGAAGAGATGCCTGGACAATACCCTGACGGCACCCCATATAGCCTTAGAAAACCCATTTTAACAATTACACTTGCTGACGGTACTCCTATTGGTCAGGATATTCAAACTTCGATGCGTATACCGCCACCTGTGATTGGTCTTGGTCTTTTAGAAGCAATATCAGAGGAGACGCTTTTTGAATTCGCAGACCCTAATGATGAAGACGGGGACGGAGTATCCGGCAGAGTAAACATGGTATGGAACATTGTTGAATCAAGGACAGAGGTAGGAAGGTTCGGCCGAAAAGCAAATAACCCTAATCTAAGGCAGCAAACTTCTACAGCGTATTTCAATGATATGGGTGTTTCTAACCCTGACTTAAGAGACCCTGATGGTTTTTCTGACATTGATGAAGACACTCTTGCTAAGGCCACATTTTATGTACAGAGTCTGGCAGTACCAAACAGACTTCCTACGACAAATCCCGATGCCGGACGCGGCGAGGAGTTGTTTTATGCTGTGGGTTGCATCGCTTGTCACAAGCCTACTATAGTAACTGGGCAGCACCCTGATGGATTCACGCAATTTTCAAACCAGACTATTCAGGCTTTCACTGATCTCTTGCTTCATGACATGGGAGAAGGACTTGCTGATAATAGACCTGATTTCTCAGCAAACGGTCGTGAGTGGCGTACGCCGCCGCTTTGGGGATTAGGGCTAGTGCGTACGATTTCCGGTGGACCGGCCAATTATCTTCATGACGGCAGAGCAAGAACTATTGAAGAGGCAATCCTTTGGCACGGAGGAGAAGCAGAAACTGCAGTTGATGGTTTTAAGAACCTCTCTGCAGAAGAACGTGCAATGGTCTTATTTTTCTTAAGCACATTATAG
- a CDS encoding porin, which yields MMKKYNYILLALILLIPGLVLPNPAYSQSPTKSELEEIKQMMIELKKDNERKAKEIEEMRKQNAEQIQALEEKINELSIEKAREPILAKPKPPKTEQEYKEEFYSDPDKYSDKYSFFDKVNSGEKPYKLLYSKGPFSLQWSGYADLLVSWFDHGPDQTRPGGAEPNSRLVFDLVRFVLELEGEMWADIGFEVEIEFEHGGTGATLEREFEEFGEIEAEVENGGEVIIEELYVWKKFSDWGKLKAGRFYLAFGLIQYLVKPTNYLAPRRPEAELSIIPGIWDEIGVSFQYYVNKNLDITFQVVNGLDSSFFGSLGFIREGQQGKFELIEADGLALVGRVDYKFPEFGWLIGTSAYYGFNTNANRPLEDLKGVDSPLLLLDIHTILQHGRWRANAVGIYGHLWNAQEISERNSRLPNSLGAPRTPVSDQAVAAWGEVGYNINTFVGLDYLHRLEPFARVDYYDTVYNPRETVFDNPRFENTLLTGGISYTFANSVFIKMDYGYRIIAADDIRNESTINFAWGFVY from the coding sequence ATGATGAAAAAATATAATTACATACTATTAGCACTAATTTTATTGATACCTGGCTTAGTGCTGCCAAACCCCGCTTACTCCCAGAGCCCAACTAAATCAGAGCTTGAAGAAATAAAGCAGATGATGATTGAGCTTAAAAAGGATAATGAAAGAAAAGCTAAAGAAATTGAGGAGATGCGTAAGCAAAATGCTGAGCAGATCCAGGCATTAGAGGAAAAAATTAATGAGCTCTCGATAGAAAAAGCCAGAGAGCCGATTCTAGCAAAACCTAAACCACCAAAAACAGAACAGGAATACAAAGAGGAGTTTTACTCCGACCCAGATAAGTACTCTGATAAATACAGCTTCTTTGACAAGGTCAATAGCGGAGAAAAACCCTACAAGCTTCTATACAGCAAGGGACCGTTTTCTCTTCAATGGAGTGGTTATGCTGATTTGCTTGTCTCATGGTTTGACCACGGACCGGACCAAACCCGTCCCGGAGGAGCAGAGCCTAACAGCAGACTTGTATTTGACCTAGTTAGATTTGTTCTTGAACTAGAAGGTGAGATGTGGGCAGATATTGGATTTGAAGTAGAGATTGAGTTTGAGCACGGCGGAACTGGAGCCACGCTAGAAAGAGAATTTGAAGAGTTTGGAGAGATTGAGGCAGAGGTTGAAAATGGTGGTGAGGTAATCATTGAAGAACTATACGTTTGGAAAAAATTCTCAGACTGGGGAAAACTTAAAGCAGGACGTTTTTACCTGGCATTTGGACTCATACAGTATCTAGTAAAGCCAACGAACTACCTAGCTCCAAGAAGGCCAGAAGCAGAGCTTAGTATCATTCCTGGTATTTGGGATGAGATTGGTGTTAGTTTCCAATACTATGTTAATAAAAACTTGGATATAACCTTTCAGGTGGTTAACGGTCTTGATTCATCTTTCTTTGGATCACTTGGATTTATAAGAGAAGGTCAGCAAGGAAAATTTGAACTAATCGAAGCTGATGGTTTAGCTCTAGTTGGTCGTGTGGACTATAAATTCCCTGAGTTTGGATGGCTTATTGGAACTTCGGCCTACTACGGCTTTAATACAAATGCTAATAGACCCCTGGAAGATCTAAAGGGTGTAGATTCTCCACTTCTACTTCTTGATATTCATACAATACTTCAACATGGAAGATGGAGAGCAAACGCAGTTGGTATATATGGCCACCTTTGGAACGCTCAGGAAATATCTGAGAGAAACTCAAGACTACCGAACTCTCTTGGCGCACCTAGAACACCTGTTTCAGATCAGGCTGTTGCAGCTTGGGGAGAGGTTGGATATAACATAAACACTTTCGTAGGGCTTGATTATCTCCACCGTTTGGAGCCGTTTGCAAGGGTTGATTACTACGATACTGTTTATAACCCAAGAGAGACAGTGTTTGATAACCCAAGATTTGAAAATACGCTTCTTACTGGCGGGATATCATATACTTTCGCAAACTCAGTGTTTATTAAAATGGACTATGGTTACAGAATTATCGCTGCTGATGATATAAGAAATGAAAGTACAATTAACTTTGCTTGGGGATTTGTGTATTAA